GCTCCAGGAAcaaattgaaaagaagaaaataCCAGAAAACCCCATGACAGACGAATACGAATCAAGTTATCTCAAGTCTCAGATCAAAGCGATCCGATTCCGCCAGTATGAGATCGATACCTGGTACACCTCACCTTACCCGGAAGAATACTCTCAGTGTTCCACCTTGTACATTTGTGAACATTGCTTGAAATACATGAAGTCTTCATTTTCCTATGAACGTCatcaattgaaaaattgcAACATGTCCAACAAACACCCACCGGGCGTCGAGATATACAGAGATGCCCGAAATAGGGTTGCAGTGTGGGAGGTAGATGGCAGGAAGAACATCAATTACTGTCAGAGTTTGTGtcttttggccaaattgTTTCTCAACTCCAAAACCTTGTACTATGACGTTGAGCCGTTTATTTTTTACGTCTTGACAGAAATAGATCCACTAGATCCATCGGTGTATCATTTTGTTGGCTACTTCTCCaaggagaagttgaatagCTCTGACTATAATGTTTCCTGTATTCTCACCTTACCGATTTATCAGCGTAAAGGCTATGGTCACTTGTTGATTGATTTCAGTTACTTATTATCGAGGAATGAATTCAAGTTCGGAACCCCTGAGAAGCCTTTAAGTGACTTGGGACTACTCAGTTATCGAAATTACTGGAAAATATCTATGGCTTATAGGTTGAGAACCTTGTATACCAAGTACTTGGGCAACATTGAAAGTGGACGTGCTAGTGATGTCATGATATCAATTGAAAATCTTTCCAAGCTCAGTGGGATGACCCCATCAGACGTGGTGGTAGGTTTAGAACAACTCGATGCTTTGGTTAAGAACTCAAAGACCAATACGTTTGGGATTGTCATAAATTTAGAAAAAATCGACTCAGTAATAAGCCGATTTGAGGCTAAGGGCTATGTCACTTTGGACTACAGCATGCTATTGTGGAAGCCAATGTTGTATGGGCCTTCAGGAGGTATCAACTCGACTCCAGCAGTTGTGCCATCTCAAAATCCCACAGATAATGCTCCAAACTCCCAACCTCTCCACAACAGTATAGGGTTATTGACCAGCTTCATGaaagatgatattgataaTCCTTacacttttgaagaagaggcGTTCAAAGAGGTGGAGATTTCCCGAGAAGCTCCCAAAGAGTTCGTTCCCGAAGAGTTGACCTTGGGTAATTATGTGATCTGCTATCCAggaatgaagatgaataaGGGTCGCAGAGAGTCATCTGTTCCGCATTCGTTGAAGTTTAAATCTATGAATAATGACATGGACGAATCAGAGGATATGGTGGACGACTCATCCCCCGAAGAGATTGACAGAGAGGttgagttggaagacaaGTCAGAGTCAGATTTTGAAGCGTACTTAGACatggatgaagacgaagaagaggacgtagaaagagaagagagACCACATGCGCTAGGTGAAGTAgaggatgacgatgacgaggacgatgatgaagatgacgacgatgaggaagatgatgaagatgaagtaAACGAggatgacgaagaaaacgAAGAAAACGATGAAAAcggagaagatgaagaagacgaagatgaagaagaagatgatgatgaagatgacgaagatgaagaagaccaaGTAGTTGAAATAGAAAACGGCATGGAAGCGGTTATGGATGGACTACCACTAGAAGCACAAGACCACCATATacaccaagaaattgaaccTCACCACCgtggagttgatgaaccTCTCAATGCCTATGGGCTCATCTCACAGACAGACGATACCGAGTATGAAGATGCCATAACCGATACCAACATATTTTTTGACGAAGACGACTTGCACTCGGAGTTTCCCCAGTTTGAGTCGGTGAGCTTTGATACTCCTCAACCCAAAAGGAGCCAACTGCTGCCGTCAAGTGAAAATGGCACAAAGTCTGGAAGGTTCATCATGCTGAACTCTCCTCCAGCAACACCCACCAGACGACTTAGAAACAGATTCTGACCTTCTAGTTATTGTACAATATTCTACCTGTATAAATAATGTAAAATATACACTGATAAATTACACCTTGAATAGTTTACACGAGTTTTGGTAAACCGAGTCTATAAACGTTTCGATCTCTTCATCTGTGGTATACCCATGTAACTTACAAAGAATTTCTGCCACCAAGCCCACAAACACCGGTTCATTTCTAGATTTGAAAAGCGGACTAGCAAGTTGGCCTATTCTATCAGAACCATTGTGTCCGTGCGGTTGTAAtgcagcagcagcagcttgGTATTTTTCGAAATTCTCCTTTTTGATTGAAGGAAATGGGAGAAAGTCGTCCATCTTGATGGGCTGCTGCTTCTTGGTCGGCTGCTGCTTTGTTTTGCCCACCACAGGCTCAGGGTTAGGTTCTAGTGGTTCTGTGTGAGTTTCAAGTGGTCGCGTTTGAGTCTCGGgaaagaacttgttggGGTACGGAGTTAGATACTTGTATCCGGCGTGGCTCTTTCGGATTTCACACCATGGAGCATCTGTTTCtatcatcaacttgtgttttggaatcaacCGAGCCACCTGCAAGTTTTCctctgatttcaaagaacaaCCATTTATGCCAATATAAAATCCCAACtgcaacaacttttcaagttcttgctCTGTACCCGTGAACGAGTGAACCACCCCGTTTCCTCGTTCAATACTTCCATCGTCTATGAATGGTCTCAACACTTCGATGAAGTCTTCACACGCATTTCTCATGTGGAGGAACAATGGAAGTTCCAAGTGCTTTAATGACGCAATCACCTCCAATTGTTTTCTGAACATGGTGATCTGCTGTTCCTTCGAGGAGTAATGAAGTCTATCGTAGTCAAGCCCGATCTCGCCGAATGCTTTTACCGTACCTCTTTGTACACCGgtttccaccaaattctTAATTTGAGCCAATTTCTCGTCGCTCTGCGGTGACAACTGGTCGCCAATATAGAATTCCTCCGCTACAGTACAGGGATGGACACCAACTGTTGAGTAGAAGTCGTTGGGAAACTGGTCGCACAATTCAAAGTGCTCTTGGCTCTCCTTGATGGTAGAGGCGGTTACTAGCATCTTCGAAACGTTAAAGAGATGAGCTCTTTGGATCACCTGGGGAAGATCGGGTGGATGTTTTGGAGTGGTGGAGTGGTTATAAAGGCCCTGGAACATCGGATCCGAGAAGTTGACACCTATGTCAAAGTATTGTGGTTTCCACCTTTTGACAGCACTCATAGTTAAGCTTCTTGTGGATAATCTTAAATGACCCTTTCCAGGCAAGTACATCTACCAACAAATTCTTGGGTGCGATTTTCTCTTGAGATAGCCATGGCAGAGGATATAGATAAGTATCTTTCATCCACCGAACGGGAGTCTGTTCGAGACAGAGAGATCGCCCGGATCATCTCGTGTCATATCCAAGATCTGTTTCATGTTCTTGACCTCGACCCGGCCGATACACTGGATTTGCAAACCCAGGTCAAAAAAGCGTTTCGCAAGAAGTCACTTCTCGTACATCCAGACAAAACAGACCACAAGGACGCCCCCACAGCTTTCGATAGACTTAAACGAGCACAAGCTTTTCTCTCTGATGATGGGGAGCAGCCAACGGCAATCAGACAGAAACTTGTGGATATTTATGCACATATTCGCCAGAATCATTCTGGGGATATAAGCGTTGTACGGAAAAAAGTGGCAGAGATACTCGAGGAAGATAAACGACTAGACAACATTGAGCAGGAACAGCAGGATGCACGTGACGCCCAGTTGCGAGAAGAGCAGGAGAACCGTAAGCAGGAGATACTTTTGAAACGGGAAATGGCCTCCAAGTGGGAAGACCTGCGAGATTCCCGGGTGGCCAACTGGAGGCTGTTTGTGAACAAGGtcgacaagaagaagaagaaaaagaagaaggttttgGCATAATGTATAATATACGTTCTCTTAATTAGTATATGTGGAGTCCGCGGTTTTAACAAATTCAGAAGATAACTATGAATGATAGTAATAAGCAGCaagaattgttgaatacCTTATTACAGTTAGcagaaaaagagaagaaaaacgGTAACACTTCCATCACCCAAGACAAGCTCAACAACCTTTCCAGTTATATTATCAATCACAACAAGCAGAACCAGTttaacaagttcaacacttATTATCCAGTGCCTGAACCTGAGCCCCTCCCACTAGATAAAACTCCTACACAAAACCCCATCAACAAATACAGTCcgttgttcaagaagttcactCTTCCCGCCAAGAAGACCACCACAACCGTACggaagttcaacaagaagtctaCCTTCAAAAAAACTGAAAATTTGATCATAGGCATACTCGAAACCTTAGCCAATATATTGGATAACCTCCACCTATTCTCCAAATTCCCCATGTTTCCACAGAAGCTTTTAGGCTTGTTGAAGCAAACCAACAAACTATGGATCTTAATACTTATATTTCTTATTCGAAAGACCGTGAGTcagttgttgaatttgattaAGAAGGAAAATAAGATCAAAGTGGAGTTAAAGATAGTCAAGGAATCCTCCAATAAGATGTTTGACAACAcgatcttgaaaaagtatgagaaggtgttgaaggacttgaaatTCGACAAAACCATGTTGATTTTAGAGTTGTTTGGTAACTTTCTCGACTTGGgattcaacttcattgaGTCCTACGGGGTACCGGTACCAGATTGGTTCATgaacatcttgaacttttccagCATGTTCATGACGATCTACAGAATGAACAAGGACGACGAATACATTGACGACGACGTGACGGAAGAGTTAATATAGCTGAT
Above is a window of Yamadazyma tenuis chromosome 1, complete sequence DNA encoding:
- the SAS3 gene encoding Histone acetyltransferase (COG:B; EggNog:ENOG503NU4H); the protein is MEKPDPELDNKDLPYRGILPYPDCIINDTDPTRQDRELFQKLQEQIEKKKIPENPMTDEYESSYLKSQIKAIRFRQYEIDTWYTSPYPEEYSQCSTLYICEHCLKYMKSSFSYERHQLKNCNMSNKHPPGVEIYRDARNRVAVWEVDGRKNINYCQSLCLLAKLFLNSKTLYYDVEPFIFYVLTEIDPLDPSVYHFVGYFSKEKLNSSDYNVSCILTLPIYQRKGYGHLLIDFSYLLSRNEFKFGTPEKPLSDLGLLSYRNYWKISMAYRLRTLYTKYLGNIESGRASDVMISIENLSKLSGMTPSDVVVGLEQLDALVKNSKTNTFGIVINLEKIDSVISRFEAKGYVTLDYSMLLWKPMLYGPSGGINSTPAVVPSQNPTDNAPNSQPLHNSIGLLTSFMKDDIDNPYTFEEEAFKEVEISREAPKEFVPEELTLGNYVICYPGMKMNKGRRESSVPHSLKFKSMNNDMDESEDMVDDSSPEEIDREVELEDKSESDFEAYLDMDEDEEEDVEREERPHALGEVEDDDDEDDDEDDDDEEDDEDEVNEDDEENEENDENGEDEEDEDEEEDDDEDDEDEEDQVVEIENGMEAVMDGLPLEAQDHHIHQEIEPHHRGVDEPLNAYGLISQTDDTEYEDAITDTNIFFDEDDLHSEFPQFESVSFDTPQPKRSQSSPSSENGTKSGRFIMSNSPPATPTRRLRNRF
- a CDS encoding uncharacterized protein (EggNog:ENOG503NVMD; COG:L), which gives rise to MSAVKRWKPQYFDIGVNFSDPMFQGLYNHSTTPKHPPDLPQVIQRAHLFNVSKMLVTASTIKESQEHFELCDQFPNDFYSTVGVHPCTVAEEFYIGDQLSPQSDEKLAQIKNLVETGVQRGTVKAFGEIGLDYDRLHYSSKEQQITMFRKQLEVIASLKHLELPLFLHMRNACEDFIEVLRPFIDDGSIERGNGVVHSFTGTEQELEKLLQLGFYIGINGCSLKSEENLQVARLIPKHKLMIETDAPWCEIRKSHAGYKYLTPYPNKFFPETQTRPLETHTEPLEPNPEPVVGKTKQQPTKKQQPIKMDDFLPFPSIKKENFEKYQAAAAALQPHGHNGSDRIGQLASPLFKSRNEPVFVGLVAEILCKLHGYTTDEEIETFIDSVYQNSCKLFKV
- the spf31 gene encoding DnaJ subfamily C member 8 (EggNog:ENOG503NXU4; COG:O), with the protein product MAEDIDKYLSSTERESVRDREIARIISCHIQDSFHVLDLDPADTSDLQTQVKKAFRKKSLLVHPDKTDHKDAPTAFDRLKRAQAFLSDDGEQPTAIRQKLVDIYAHIRQNHSGDISVVRKKVAEILEEDKRLDNIEQEQQDARDAQLREEQENRKQEILLKREMASKWEDSRDSRVANWRSFVNKVDKKKKKKKKVLA
- a CDS encoding uncharacterized protein (EggNog:ENOG503PHJV) is translated as MNDSNKQQELLNTLLQLAEKEKKNGNTSITQDKLNNLSSYIINHNKQNQFNKFNTYYPVPEPEPLPLDKTPTQNPINKYSPLFKKFTLPAKKTTTTVRKFNKKSTFKKTENLIIGILETLANILDNLHLFSKFPMFPQKLLGLLKQTNKLWILILIFLIRKTVSQLLNLIKKENKIKVELKIVKESSNKMFDNTILKKYEKVLKDLKFDKTMLILELFGNFLDLGFNFIESYGVPVPDWFMNILNFSSMFMTIYRMNKDDEYIDDDVTEELI